CGAGGACTTCAAAATCGGGGTGATCGACGGTTAACCGGTTTTTACTGTCGATTTTAATTTTTCCATAAAGGATAACATCATCACCCGTTTTAAAGAAGTTCTGGAAATACGGCACATTAAACCAGCGTGCGGCCACTGTTGTGCCAATGGCTTGGAGTGCTCGGCCCTCTTGGATAGTCACTTCAAAAATCGAACGGTAGGCTCCACGAAGTCGGATCAAACGCACCCCGAGGACTTTTCCGCGGAATGTAATGAATTCACCCGGTTTGATACTCTTCAAAGAGAGGAATTGGCTCCGGTCTTCATAACGCCTGGGAATATGATAGAGGAGCTGGCGGATGGTCGTGACATTGAGCTTTGCAAAAGACTTCGCCCGTTGCTCCCCCACCCCCTTCAAAAAATGTACAGGATCATCAAGGGGATGTGTATTATCGGGGTTGGTGCTCACGAATGGCTTTTATCTTCAGTTGAATCGTTTTCTCATCCCGAAAATGGTTCCATTCGGGAATAAATGCAATATCCAATCCCTGCAATTTGCCTAGGTCAAGGGTTTGGTCAAAACGAAAATAAATCGCATCAAAACTCTTTGATCCCTTTTTAAGCTGGAGCTTGAGGTGTTTTTTGTCCTTCCCGATAAATCTCGGTTCAGAGGCCAGCTGGATATTCCTCGCGATAAAAACAGGTTCAGGATGACTATTACCGAAAGGTTCCAGCTTCGCAAGGCAGTCCATGAATCCAGGGGTGATTTCATCAAAGGCGAGTTCCGCATCGATTTTTAACTTCGGGGCCAACATTTCCGCAGTAAGAACCCGGCTTGCGGCGAGGTCGAAGGCTTCCCGGAATTCCTCCAGACGCTCAAAAGTAATCGTGATCCCTGCGGCCATAGCATGGCCGCCGAATTTCGTCAGGATCGCCTGGCACTCCTCAAGGCACTCGACGAGATGAAATCCTTCAATACTACGGCCACTGCCCTTGCCCTGACCTCCCTTATCGAACCCAATGACGATGGTCGGCAAGTGGAACTCCCGTAATATCCGTGAAGCCACGATCCCGACCACACCGGCATGCCAATCAGGACGACCTAAAACTAAGGTATTTATCGAGGGATCATTAGAGTACATCTTGGCCGCATCCTCTTGAGCCTGGTGAAAGACCTCGAGTTCCACCGCTTGACGCTCGCGATTCATTTGATCCATCTCCACGGCCATCGTCCGTGCCTCCTCCAGACGGGTACAAAGCAGGAGGTTTAAACTTTCCATAGCACTTTCGAGCCGACCCATGGCATTTAGCCGGGGTCCGATCATAAATCCGATATGATAGGTCCCCACTGGCGCGTTGATTTTACAAACATCCTTTAATGCGACTAACCCTGGCCGTGGTGTCGTATCTAGTCTTTTTAAACCTGCTGAGACAAGTATCCTATTATCCCCACGTAAAGGAACAATGTCGGCCACTGTCCCGACGGCGACGAGATCGAGATATTCTTTCAAATCAATACTCCGTGCAATTTGCGCGGCTTCGGGTCCGCTTGCGGATAAATGTTTCAGAATGGCGTGGGCGACCTTAAATGCGATGCCTACACTACAGAGGTAATCATATTCACCCGTAAGCTTAGGATTAACCAATGCGCTAAATACATCCTCGTGTCCATCCCCCAAAATCTCATGGTGATCGAGGATGATCACGTCACTACCGGCCTCCTTGATCAGACGGGCTTCCTCAATCGAGTTTGTCCCGCAATCCACGGCAATAAAAAGGCCGGGGGTATGATTCTCTAGATAACGGCGGACTGCCGGGGCACTGAGGCCATAACCTTCTTCCATCCGGTGGGGTAAAAACGGTACGACATTTTTGAATCCAAGCTGCCTGAAAAAAAGTGTAAGTAATGCCGTCGAGGTCACTCCATCGACATCATAATCACCAAATACAACAATTTGCTCCTGTTTATCGAGGGCCTCCAGTATCCGAGCAACCGCATCCTCCATCCCGGGTAATTCAAACGGGTCATTCAAAAGTTTGAGTTTGGGATTAAGGCACTCCTCAATTTCGTTTGCGCTGCAGAATCCCCGTGATGATAAAATCCCCAAAAGAGGTTTCGGGAAACTTCCCTCGAGCCCTGTTTCCACGGGCTCGTCCGGTTCTATCCATCTGAGGGAAAAGTCCCGCACTTTTTATTTTCTTCTCCGCACCCAGACAATCGCCCCGATCAAGGCCACCAGTGCGGGAACCCCGAGAGACACAATCATCACCAGGCTATTCAATTGGTTTGCTGAAAGATTGAGTGAGAATTGCTCAATGGCTTTAGGGGCGATACCGATCATCTGGTCACGTGATAGCAACCAATTGATTGAATTCAGAAAAAAGTCGTAATTTGTATGCAAAGTGGAATTCGAAAGGAATTGAGCGGAACCGACAATAATCATTTTTGTGGTATTCACTTCTACTTCCTTGCTGTCAAGCTGACCCACCTCGATGGCTAAGGCTACAGGTAATGGCCCTTGGAGATCGCTTTTATCATCAAATTTTGCCCCATCGATCAACGGGCCTTTTTCACCCCAAAACCCCTTGAAGGTTGTGGCTAGGGTGGTCATTTTCGGTGCGGGAATAATATCCGGTGAAGTAGCCTGTTGGATAAGCGTCCTGGTGGATGGGAAAACGAGGTTGATATTCTGCTTTGAAATCACATCGGTGACAGGATGCCCTTTCATGGCCTGGACAATGGCACTTTCCGTCAAAGCCGGCACACCCATGACTTTCACATACCCGATGATCGCATCATCATCGAGTTTGACCCCGTATTTTTGGAGTAATGGCTCCAACCCGGTTTTCACCCTTGGGGCAATCGCGAGGAATAACTTCCCTTGTCCTGCCAAATAACCTTCAATGGCACTGACTTCTTGGGGTAAAAATGAGGATTTTGGATCTAAAATCATTAATAGATCACAATCATCCGGGATCACGGCATTTGTCGTCAATTCGGAGAGGACTTTTATTTCGACATTCTCACGGTCCAAAGCCTGAGCGACTGACCCAAATTCCGTTTCACCTGTCCCGGTGAGTGTGGGTTCACCATGGCCCACCATATAATAAATGACATGCTTTTTTGCATCGATGACCACTTTTAATGCCGTTGTAAATCTTTGCTCGGCTTTAAATGTCGTCAGTCTCATGTCCGCATTTTGCCCATACCCTACCCCTGTGGGCTCGTATTCAGCTAAATCATATCCATCAACGATTTTGGAACGATTACCACATTTGAAAATCACTAGATTCTCCTCATCGCTAAAGCGGTAAGTCGTGGCTAATTCCCGGACTTGTGAAAAATCCCTATCTTTATCGATGACCTTGACCTTTAGTTTTGGAGATAAACGCTCATATTCCCTGAGGATGGATACCACCCTCTGGTAAATGTCCGACGAAGGGGAAAAAACAACATACACATCCACCGGTTCAGTCAGGGAACCAAGGATTTTTTTTGTTTGATCAGAAAGTGTATATTGAAAACCTTGCTTCAGGTCAAAACGGACTTTCTTTTCCTGGGAAAACCAGTTTGTGGGGACAAACCAATCAGGATGGCGGAAAGCCAAATAGTTAATAGCGGCTAATATACCAAAAAGAATAACGACTTGGAGAAGGCCATTGGCCCGGGCTCCCCACGTGCCGGATTCTTTATAGGATGATTTTTTTGGGGATTGTTCAGACATAACGTATTACTTCCACTTTCTGGATTCCAGGATTGTAACCGTCCCAAAGAGGAAAAAGAAAGTTCCCGTCAGGTAAAAGACCACGGGCTGGACTTCAATAATCCCGTTTGCAAATTGCCCGATATGGGTGAAAGCGGAAAAGGACTGGATCACTTCGCCAAAATGGTTCCCCTTTAATGCTCCCACCAGCAATTCAGGAATCAATAAAATCACAAAGGAAAAAACAAAGGAGATAATCGCGGCAATGATCTGATTTCGGGTCAGGGATGATGCCCACGTCCCTGCTGCAATGAGCAGGGCGGAATTCAACAGGATAAAAAGGTAGGCCGTAAAAAATGTCCGAACCTCCAAAACTTCCGGATTGGTCACGTTATAACGAAGGATAATGACATACAAAATCGTCACGATCCACATGGTTGAATAAATGCACAACGCCCCGAGGAACTTTGCCATAGTCACTTGCCATTCGGTCACAGGCGCGGTCATGAGCATTTCCACGGTTCCACTCTTTTTCTCTTCAGAAAATAGTCTCATGGTAATAATCGAGGGGATGATCAATCCCGGGATCCAAAATGTGGAAAAGAAGAAGTAAGTCACTGAATCAGTCTGTGGTTGTGAGGCTATCGCATTCACCATATACGAAAAGAGTAACCCCATGACAAAAAGGAAGAGGCAGCCCAGCACATAGGCGATGGGGGACAAGAGGTAGGAGTAAATCTCCCTCAGTAATAATGTTAAAAATATTCTCATGACAAAAGTTCTATTCCTCGTGGTGGGTCACTTGTACGAAGACTTCTTCGAGGGACCGTTTTGGCATATTCAACTCGAGTAATTTCCATTTCTTCTCGACGACCATATCGAAAATTTTCTCACGGATATCGACATTCTTGCCCGTCCAAAGGGATACCTCGACGAGTTCATTATTTATTTTTACCTCTACTTCGCGGACATTTTCCAGGCTGATGAGCGTTTTTTTAATCTCATCGACCGGC
This genomic window from Verrucomicrobiota bacterium contains:
- the recJ gene encoding single-stranded-DNA-specific exonuclease RecJ; protein product: MRDFSLRWIEPDEPVETGLEGSFPKPLLGILSSRGFCSANEIEECLNPKLKLLNDPFELPGMEDAVARILEALDKQEQIVVFGDYDVDGVTSTALLTLFFRQLGFKNVVPFLPHRMEEGYGLSAPAVRRYLENHTPGLFIAVDCGTNSIEEARLIKEAGSDVIILDHHEILGDGHEDVFSALVNPKLTGEYDYLCSVGIAFKVAHAILKHLSASGPEAAQIARSIDLKEYLDLVAVGTVADIVPLRGDNRILVSAGLKRLDTTPRPGLVALKDVCKINAPVGTYHIGFMIGPRLNAMGRLESAMESLNLLLCTRLEEARTMAVEMDQMNRERQAVELEVFHQAQEDAAKMYSNDPSINTLVLGRPDWHAGVVGIVASRILREFHLPTIVIGFDKGGQGKGSGRSIEGFHLVECLEECQAILTKFGGHAMAAGITITFERLEEFREAFDLAASRVLTAEMLAPKLKIDAELAFDEITPGFMDCLAKLEPFGNSHPEPVFIARNIQLASEPRFIGKDKKHLKLQLKKGSKSFDAIYFRFDQTLDLGKLQGLDIAFIPEWNHFRDEKTIQLKIKAIREHQPR
- a CDS encoding GldG family protein, whose protein sequence is MSEQSPKKSSYKESGTWGARANGLLQVVILFGILAAINYLAFRHPDWFVPTNWFSQEKKVRFDLKQGFQYTLSDQTKKILGSLTEPVDVYVVFSPSSDIYQRVVSILREYERLSPKLKVKVIDKDRDFSQVRELATTYRFSDEENLVIFKCGNRSKIVDGYDLAEYEPTGVGYGQNADMRLTTFKAEQRFTTALKVVIDAKKHVIYYMVGHGEPTLTGTGETEFGSVAQALDRENVEIKVLSELTTNAVIPDDCDLLMILDPKSSFLPQEVSAIEGYLAGQGKLFLAIAPRVKTGLEPLLQKYGVKLDDDAIIGYVKVMGVPALTESAIVQAMKGHPVTDVISKQNINLVFPSTRTLIQQATSPDIIPAPKMTTLATTFKGFWGEKGPLIDGAKFDDKSDLQGPLPVALAIEVGQLDSKEVEVNTTKMIIVGSAQFLSNSTLHTNYDFFLNSINWLLSRDQMIGIAPKAIEQFSLNLSANQLNSLVMIVSLGVPALVALIGAIVWVRRRK
- a CDS encoding ABC transporter permease; this encodes MRIFLTLLLREIYSYLLSPIAYVLGCLFLFVMGLLFSYMVNAIASQPQTDSVTYFFFSTFWIPGLIIPSIITMRLFSEEKKSGTVEMLMTAPVTEWQVTMAKFLGALCIYSTMWIVTILYVIILRYNVTNPEVLEVRTFFTAYLFILLNSALLIAAGTWASSLTRNQIIAAIISFVFSFVILLIPELLVGALKGNHFGEVIQSFSAFTHIGQFANGIIEVQPVVFYLTGTFFFLFGTVTILESRKWK